From the Oncorhynchus nerka isolate Pitt River linkage group LG20, Oner_Uvic_2.0, whole genome shotgun sequence genome, one window contains:
- the LOC115102974 gene encoding serine/arginine-rich splicing factor 11-like isoform X1, with protein sequence MNCTTNVVQVTNVSPSTTSEQMRMLFGFLGTIEELKLFPPDESPLPVTSRVCFVKFKESESVGVSQHLTNTVFVDRALIVVPFAEGVIPEEAKALSLLAPANAVAGILPGGGLLPTPNPMSNPQVGLLPTPNPMSYPQMGGNPFGGPSLEAMAAFGFPNPNMNMNPQSFPTDQLLKFMSQVDPKMNHMGVGMNMNINMNPGLKADSSNKEIEEAMKRVREAQSLISAAIEPGNKESKRKHSRSRSRSRRRRSRSRSRHRRSKSRSRRRSHSRNRRRSKSPRRRSGRSHSKDRSRPSPSKSRDRKKEERDKKRSKTPPKSYSTARRSRSIDRKRRRTRSASRSPKKSPKRKVSRTPSPRRHKKEKKRDKEREKDRERRSDKDRSRDERKEKKERSKDKEKEREKTDGEKGDVKTSLQVTRDYDEEEQGYDSEKERERLDKKDSDQDSGAQSPHSVEGNGTGLSKVNGDDHREEDDMDVSD encoded by the exons ATGAATTGTACCACGAACGTAGTGCAGGTGACGAACGTGTCGCCAAGCACAACATCCGAGCAGATGCGAATGCTGTTCGGGTTTCTTGGAACCATTGAAGAACTCAAATTGTTTCCACCAGA TGAGTCGCCTCTGCCAGTGACGTCGCGTGTGTGTTTTGTGAAGTTCAAAGAGTCCGAGTCCGTGGGGGTGTCTCAACATCTGACCAACACAGTCTTCGTGGACAGGGCGCTGATCGTCGTCCCTTTTGCAGAAG GCGTTATCCCGGAGGAGGCTAAAGCTTTGTCACTGCTGGCGCCAGCAAATGCTGTTGCAGGGATTCTGCCCGGAGGAGGTCTCCTTCCAACACCAAACCCCATGTCTAATCCACAGGTAGGACTTCTCCCAACACCAAACCCCATGTCCTATCCACAG ATGGGTGGCAATCCTTTCGGCGGTCCCTCCTTGGAAGCGATGGCAGCGTTCGGGTTTCCAAACCCCAATATGAATATGAACCCCCAG TCATTTCCCACTGACCAGCTTCTGAAGTTTATGTCGCAGGTGGATCCAAA AATGAACCACATGGGTGTAGGGATGAACATGAACATCAACATGAATCCGGGCCTGAAGGCAGACTCCTCCAACAAAGAGATAGAAGAGGCCATGAAGAGGGTCAGAGAGGCTCAGTCACTCATCTCTGCTGCCATCGAGCCTGGGA ACAAGGAGAGCAAGAGGAAGCACTCGCGTTCCAGGTCCAGGTCTAGACGCAGAAGGTCCCGTTCTCGCTccagacacag GCGTTCAAAGAGCAGGTCAAGGCGACGCTCGCACTCCAGGAACAGGAGGCGCTCCAAGAGCCCCCGAAGGAGGAGTGGGAGGTCCCACTCCAAAGACCGGAGCAGACCATCACCAAGCAAGTCCAG GGATAGGAAGAAGGAGGAGCGGGATAAAAAGCGCTCCAAAACACCTCCGAAAAGCTACAGTACTGCCAGGAGGTCTCGCAGTATCGATCG AAAGCGGAGAAGGACTCGCAGTGCCAGCCGATCTCCTAAGAAATCCCCCAAGAGGAAAGTCTCCAGGACTCCCTCTCCTAGAAG ACataagaaggagaagaagagggacaaggaaagagagaaggaccgTGAGCGCAGAAGCGATAAAGACCGCAGTCGGGATGAAAGGAaggaaaagaaagaaaggagTAAAGACAAAGAAAAGGAAAGGGAGAAAACTGACGGGGAGAAAGGAGATGTAAAG ACGTCTTTGCAGGTCACCAGAGACTATGATGAGGAAGAGCAGGGCTACGAcagtgagaaggagagggagaggctggacAAGAAAGATTCCGACCAGGACTCCGGAGCCCAGTCTCCTCACTCGGTGGAAGGCAATGGCACTGGGCTTTCCAAAGTCAACGGAGACGACCACCGTGAAGAGGACGACATGGATGTCAGTGATTGA
- the LOC115102974 gene encoding serine/arginine-rich splicing factor 11-like isoform X2, translating into MNCTTNVVQVTNVSPSTTSEQMRMLFGFLGTIEELKLFPPDESPLPVTSRVCFVKFKESESVGVSQHLTNTVFVDRALIVVPFAEGVIPEEAKALSLLAPANAVAGILPGGGLLPTPNPMSNPQMGGNPFGGPSLEAMAAFGFPNPNMNMNPQSFPTDQLLKFMSQVDPKMNHMGVGMNMNINMNPGLKADSSNKEIEEAMKRVREAQSLISAAIEPGNKESKRKHSRSRSRSRRRRSRSRSRHRRSKSRSRRRSHSRNRRRSKSPRRRSGRSHSKDRSRPSPSKSRDRKKEERDKKRSKTPPKSYSTARRSRSIDRKRRRTRSASRSPKKSPKRKVSRTPSPRRHKKEKKRDKEREKDRERRSDKDRSRDERKEKKERSKDKEKEREKTDGEKGDVKTSLQVTRDYDEEEQGYDSEKERERLDKKDSDQDSGAQSPHSVEGNGTGLSKVNGDDHREEDDMDVSD; encoded by the exons ATGAATTGTACCACGAACGTAGTGCAGGTGACGAACGTGTCGCCAAGCACAACATCCGAGCAGATGCGAATGCTGTTCGGGTTTCTTGGAACCATTGAAGAACTCAAATTGTTTCCACCAGA TGAGTCGCCTCTGCCAGTGACGTCGCGTGTGTGTTTTGTGAAGTTCAAAGAGTCCGAGTCCGTGGGGGTGTCTCAACATCTGACCAACACAGTCTTCGTGGACAGGGCGCTGATCGTCGTCCCTTTTGCAGAAG GCGTTATCCCGGAGGAGGCTAAAGCTTTGTCACTGCTGGCGCCAGCAAATGCTGTTGCAGGGATTCTGCCCGGAGGAGGTCTCCTTCCAACACCAAACCCCATGTCTAATCCACAG ATGGGTGGCAATCCTTTCGGCGGTCCCTCCTTGGAAGCGATGGCAGCGTTCGGGTTTCCAAACCCCAATATGAATATGAACCCCCAG TCATTTCCCACTGACCAGCTTCTGAAGTTTATGTCGCAGGTGGATCCAAA AATGAACCACATGGGTGTAGGGATGAACATGAACATCAACATGAATCCGGGCCTGAAGGCAGACTCCTCCAACAAAGAGATAGAAGAGGCCATGAAGAGGGTCAGAGAGGCTCAGTCACTCATCTCTGCTGCCATCGAGCCTGGGA ACAAGGAGAGCAAGAGGAAGCACTCGCGTTCCAGGTCCAGGTCTAGACGCAGAAGGTCCCGTTCTCGCTccagacacag GCGTTCAAAGAGCAGGTCAAGGCGACGCTCGCACTCCAGGAACAGGAGGCGCTCCAAGAGCCCCCGAAGGAGGAGTGGGAGGTCCCACTCCAAAGACCGGAGCAGACCATCACCAAGCAAGTCCAG GGATAGGAAGAAGGAGGAGCGGGATAAAAAGCGCTCCAAAACACCTCCGAAAAGCTACAGTACTGCCAGGAGGTCTCGCAGTATCGATCG AAAGCGGAGAAGGACTCGCAGTGCCAGCCGATCTCCTAAGAAATCCCCCAAGAGGAAAGTCTCCAGGACTCCCTCTCCTAGAAG ACataagaaggagaagaagagggacaaggaaagagagaaggaccgTGAGCGCAGAAGCGATAAAGACCGCAGTCGGGATGAAAGGAaggaaaagaaagaaaggagTAAAGACAAAGAAAAGGAAAGGGAGAAAACTGACGGGGAGAAAGGAGATGTAAAG ACGTCTTTGCAGGTCACCAGAGACTATGATGAGGAAGAGCAGGGCTACGAcagtgagaaggagagggagaggctggacAAGAAAGATTCCGACCAGGACTCCGGAGCCCAGTCTCCTCACTCGGTGGAAGGCAATGGCACTGGGCTTTCCAAAGTCAACGGAGACGACCACCGTGAAGAGGACGACATGGATGTCAGTGATTGA
- the LOC115102973 gene encoding ankyrin repeat domain-containing protein 13C-like, translating into MTGEKIRTLRKDHNNKPSKDGDIMETYDESTNGTISSPTPNGTTITYKSNKNYNKTVKPLVLQQLSNINANNINGNQSVVSIIDDNNKNPILLTNGNEGFNLEFPVHECVFKGDVRRLSSLIRTQNISQKDVHGNTPLHLAVMMGHKECALLLLAHNAPVKVKNAQGWSPLAEAISYGDRQMITALLRKLKQQSRESVEDKRPKLLRALKELGDFYLELHWDFQSWVPLLSRILPSDNCKIYKQGINIRLDTTLVDFTDMKCQRGDLSFIFNGDAPPAKSFYVLDNEQKVYQRIHHEESEMETEEEVDILMSSDVYSATLSTKSITFSRSQIGWLFREDKTERVGNFLADFYSVNGLVLESRKRREHLSEEDILRNKAIVESLSKGGNLVEQNYEPQRRLSLMAPGPNTISWEEYISAEHGKAPHLGRELVCKESKKNFKANVAMSQDFPLGIESLLNVLEVIAPFKHFNKLREFVQLKLPPGFPVKLDIPVFPTITATVTFQEFRYDDFEESIFSIPADYKEDPSRFPDL; encoded by the exons ATGACCGGGGAAAAGATTCGCACGTTGCGGAAAGACCATAACAACAAGCCCAGTAAGGATGGGGATATAATGGAAACCTATGATGAATCTACAAATGGGACAATATCATCTCCAACCCCCAACGGTACCACCATCACGTACAAATCAAACAAGAATTATAACAAGACGGTGAAACCTTTAGTACTGCAGCAGTTGTCGAATATCAATGCAAACAATATCAATGGCAATCAATCAGTTGTCAGCATCATCGATGACAATAACAAGAACCCAATCCTTCTGACCAATGGCAATGAGGGCTTCAATTTGGAATTCCCTGTTCACGAATGTGTGTTCAAAGGAGATGTGCGTCGCTTGTCCTCACTCATTCGGACCCAGAACATCTCCCAGAAAGATGTACACG GAAACACACCTCTTCACTTAGCTGTGATGATGGGCCACAAAG AGTGTGCCCTCCTGCTCCTGGCCCATAATGCCCCTGTGAAAGTGAAGAATGCACAGGGCTGGAGTCCCCTGGCAGAGGCCATCAGCTATGGAGACCGACAGATGA ttaCGGCTCTACTGCGGAAGCTGAAGCAGCAGTCCAGAGAGAGTGTGGAGGACAAGAGGCCCAAACTGCTAAGAGCGCTGAAAGAG CTTGGGGACTTCTACTTGGAGCTTCACTGGGACTTTCAAAGTTGGG TGCCCTTGCTCTCCCGGATTCTGCCATCTGATAACTGCAAGATCTACAAGCAGGGGATCAACATCAG ACTGGACACCACTCTGGTAGACTTCACAGATATGAAGTGTCAGAGAGGAGACCTCAGCTTCATCTTCAATGGAGACGCTCCGCCTGCCAAGTCCTTCTATGTTCTGGACAATGAGCAGAAGGTGTACCAGCGTATTCACCACGAG GAGTCTGAGATGGAGACTGAGGAGGAGGTGGACATCCTGATGAGCAGTGACGTCTATTCTGCCACCCTGTCCACCAAGTCCATCACCTTCTCCCGCAGTCAGATCGGCTGGCTCTTCAGGGAGGACAAGACG GAGAGGGTTGGTAACTTCCTGGCAGACTTTTACTCTGTGAACGGCCTGGTGCTGGAGTCCAGGAAGCGCCGGGAGCACCTGAGTGAGGAGGACATTCTGAGGAACAAGGCCATCGTGGAGAGCCTGAGCAAAGGAGGGAACCTGGTGGAGCAGAACTATGAG CCTCAGAGAAGGCTGTCCCTCATGGCTCCAGGTCCTAACACTATCTCCTGGGAGGAGTACATCTCTGCAGAGCATGGAAA GGCACCTCATCTTGGGAGAGAGCTTGTGTGTAAGGAGAGCAAGAAGAACTTCAAAGCGAACGTAGCCATGAGCCAGGACTTCCCTTTGGGCATTGAGTC GTTACTGAACGTGTTGGAGGTCATAGCCCCATTTAAGCACTTCAACAAACTCAGAGAATTCGTTCAATTGAAGCTTCCTCCTGGGTTCCCAGTCAAACTTG ACATCCCTGTGTTCCCCACTATCACAGCTACGGTCACCTTCCAGGAGTTCCGCTATGATGACTTTGAGGAGTCCATCTTCTCCATCCCAGCGGACTACAAGGAGGATCCCAGTCGcttccctgacctctga
- the LOC115102975 gene encoding zinc finger protein 830-like: MKTVFFSFPRFLKFGLKLNERMPPKNKQKKVIHQDELRRLMREKQRQTIDKKRVESPYAKYNSLDHLSCVLCNERVKNELLWQTHILGKQHKEKLSELKGSKQSSTSQGPQPLLKRKASEDTNGKKFKPVAVTEQLSTPGLPDDFFAKPAPPGPKKLPGILKKTASAGLSLLAGVDDEDSDEEEAGDQGADSSLGVQKGAPASGLPSDFFDNSTIPAVPAASHSGSILKPDETEKSVEKKGNTPEALPEGFFDDPVRDAKVRNVDAPKDQMDKEWEEFQKEMRQVNTKSEAIVAEDDEEGRLERQIDEIDEQIECYRRVEVLRDKQDVVKKVVKEKTEDQEDSSRSDEDEEELLHLLSRDWRAKGALA, translated from the coding sequence ATGAAGACAGTGTTTTTTTCTTTCCCAAGGTTTCTGAAATTTGGTTTGAAACTCAATGAAAGAATGCCTCCAAAAAATAAGCAGAAGAAAGTGATACATCAAGATGAACTGCGACGGTTaatgagagagaaacaaaggCAAACGATAGATAAGAAGCGTGTCGAATCCCCATATGCCAAGTACAACAGTCTCGATCACCTTAGCTGCGTACTCTGCAACGAGCGAGTAAAGAATGAACTATTGTGGCAGACTCACATTCTTGGAAAACAGCACAAGGAGAAACTTTCCGAGCTCAAGGGGTCTAAACAAAGTTCTACAAGTCAAGGACCCCAGCCTCTGCTTAAAAGGAAAGCTTCTGAAGACACGAATGGGAAGAAGTTTAAACCAGTGGCAGTTACAGAGCAGTTGTCTACGCCAGGGCTACCTGATGATTTCTTTGCTAAACCTGCCCCGCCGGGGCCGAAGAAACTACCAGGTATATTGAAAAAAACGGCATCTGCTGGGCTGAGTCTTTTGGCCGGAGTCGATGATGAAgacagtgatgaagaggaggcTGGTGACCAGGGGGCAGATTCTAGCTTGGGTGTGCAGAAGGGGGCACCTGCCTCAGGACTCCCATCTGATTTCTTCGACAACAGCACCATTCCAGCTGTCCCAGCTGCTTCTCATTCAGGGTCTATCCTCAAACCAGATGAAACTGAGAAGAGTGTGGAGAAGAAGGGAAATACACCTGAAGCGCTACCAGAAGGCTTCTTTGACGACCCAGTGAGAGATGCCAAAGTCCGTAATGTCGATGCTCCCAAAGATCAAATGGATAAGGAGTGGGAAGAGTTCCAAAAGGAAATGCGGCAGGTGAACACCAAATCAGAGGCCATTGTAGCCGAGGATGACGAGGAGGGTCGTCTTGAGCGTCAGATTGATGAAATCGATGAGCAAATTGAATGTTACCGGAGGGTTGAGGTATTGAGAGATAAGCAAGATGTGGTGAAGAAGGTTGTGAAGGAGAAAACAGAAGACCAGGAAGACTCCAGCAGAAGTGATGAGGATGAAGAAGAGCTGCTCCACTTGTTGTCAAGGGATTGGAGGGCCAAAGGGGCCCTTGCTTAA